In Strix uralensis isolate ZFMK-TIS-50842 chromosome 7, bStrUra1, whole genome shotgun sequence, the following proteins share a genomic window:
- the LOC141946199 gene encoding pancreatic lipase-related protein 2-like yields the protein MLKMRDRCHRKHLEEEEIENSEQGKREGRIIVKYVEPLPWESQVVGMWILAFYVLGTVAGKEVCYPRLGCFTDDPPWSGVPGRLLTGLPDSPEHMNISFSLYTRETGNNSQVISAINSSTIQKSHFSSRRNTSFIIHGFGSTGKKGWVVEMCLLLLEVENINCIAVDWKQGANGTYISAVNNIRVIGAEVAYFIKTLQKIFRYSPHEIHLIGHSLGAHTAGEAGRRIQGIRRITGLDPAGPYFEGTPPEVRLDPSDADFVDVIHSNAAHLPAIGLGMYNTTGHLDFYPNGGTVMPGCTDLMPEMKQSNFEVIIADATIIGGCHHSRSHEFYFESILYPTGYLGYPCETYKSFESGDCFPCSQEGCPMMGHYADRFPAKLKRVNQKYFLNTAADPPFATWRQKVFVKLSGVKKMKGDINLVFHDTEGKTKEYEIASGVLSQDQVYTKYLDVEINPKNTKKIEFLWNKTIFTLLWARLGAETLNIIHGEDGHASTFCGHGTVTYGVPQLLTPC from the exons ATGTTGAAAATGAGAGACAGGTGCCACAGGAAACATCTAGAAGAAGAGGAAATTGAGAACAGTGAACAAGGCAAACGGGAAGGGAGAATAATAGTGAAATATGTGGAACCCCTACCATGGGAAAGCCAA GTGGTTGGAATGTGGATTCTTGCATTTTATGTCCTTGGCACAGTAGCAG GTAAAGAAGTCTGCTACCCGAGGCTTGGCTGCTTTACAGATGACCCACCCTGGTCTGGGGTACCAGGGAGACTTCTGACAGGTTTGCCCGACTCTCCAGAACATATGAACATCAGCTTCTCTCTCTACACCAGAGAAACAGGAAATAACTCACAg GTGATCTCAGCAATAAACTCCTCAACCATCCAAAAGTCACATTTTTCCTCACGTAGAAATACCTCCTTCATCATTCATGGATTtggcagcactggaaaaaaagGCTGGGTGGTAGAAATGTGCTTG CTGTTACTGGAAGTGGAAAATATCAACTGCATTGCTGTCGATTGGAAACAAGGTGCAAACGGCACCTACATCAGTGCAGTGAACAACATCCGCGTGATTGGGGCTGAGGTTGCTTATTTCATAAAAACTTTACAG AAAATCTTCAGATACTCCCCTCACGAAATCCATTTAATTGGCCACAGTCTGGGAGCACAtactgcaggagaggcaggaagaAGGATCCAAGGCATCAGACGGATAACAG GCTTAGACCCTGCTGGACCTTATTTTGAAGGTACACCTCCTGAGGTGAGACTGGATCCTTCAGATGCAGATTTCGTTGATGTTATTCACAGTAATGCTGCTCACCTTCCTGCCATAG GGCTTGGAATGTATAACACCACCGGTCACCTGGACTTTTACCCAAATGGAGGAACTGTGATGCCTGGATGCACCGATTTAATGCCAGAGATGAAACAAAGCAATTTTGAAGTTATCATTGCAG ACGCTACAATCATTGGGGGATGTCATCACTCACGCAGCCatgagttttattttgaaagtatcCTCTATCCCACTGGATACCTTGGATATCCCTGTGAAACATACAAATCCTTTGAGTCA GGAGACTGCTTCCCATGTTCCCAGGAGGGATGTCCAATGATGGGCCACTATGCTGACAGATTCCCAGCTAAATTGAAGAGGGTAAaccaaaagtattttttaaatacagcagcaGACCCACCTTTTGCTA CTTGGAGACAAAAAGTATTTGTCAAACTGTCTGGTGTAAAGAAAATGAAGGGGGATATAAACCTGGTGTTCCATGACACggaggggaaaacaaaagaatatGAAATTGCCAG TGGAGTCCTCTCTCAAGACCAAGTTTATACAAAATACCTTGATGTTGAAATTAACCctaaaaatactaagaaaattGAATTTCTCTGGAATAAAACCATATTTACTCTGCTCTGGGCAAGATTGGGAGCAGAAACACTCAATATAATTCACGGAGAAGATGGACATGC